A stretch of the Gossypium hirsutum isolate 1008001.06 chromosome D07, Gossypium_hirsutum_v2.1, whole genome shotgun sequence genome encodes the following:
- the LOC107954439 gene encoding AAA-ATPase At2g46620 produces the protein MTILYNPFFLLFITFVFLFLFRVVLIKTGLIFTVKKKWRLFEDCFHVYQLFKVPKFNESMQRNQLYHKVFVYLNSLTSIEDSDFTNLFTGKKPNEILLRLDPNQIIEDDFLGAKILWINEDNNLVLKIRKADKRRVLRPYLQHIHSISDDLDEKKRDLKLYVNVVGHGDDHKGRWRCVPFTHPSTFETIAMESDLKNKVKSDLESFLKAKQYYHRLGRVWKRSYLLYGPSGTGKSSFIAALANFLSYDVYDIDLSKVSDDSDLKLLLLQSTAKSVIVIEDLDRYLSEKSTAVSLSGILNFMDGMLTSSCSEERVMVFTMNGKDHVDQAVLRPGRIDVHIHFPLCDFTAFKTLANSYLGLKDHKLFPQVEEIFQNGSSLSPAEIGELMIANRNSPSRALKSVIHALQTDGDGRGALNIGRRSTENGPRKLSGEMGEGSGVFGKEGANAVKEFKKLYGLLRVKSSRKSQSFDLNGDQKEGG, from the coding sequence ATGACAATTCTTTATAACCCATTTTTTCTCTTGTTTATAACTTTCGTTTTCCTGTTTCTTTTCCGGGTTGTTTTGATCAAGACCGGACTGATTTTTACTGTCAAGAAAAAGTGGCGTCTTTTTGAAGATTGCTTTCATGTCTACCAGTTGTTCAAAGTCCCCAAATTCAATGAAAGCATGCAAAGAAACCAACTTTATCACAAAGTTTTTGTTTATCTCAATTCACTCACTTCCATTGAAGATTCCGATTTCACCAATCTCTTCACCGGCAAAAAACCAAATGAAATCCTTCTCCGCCTCGACCCCAACCAAATAATCGAAGACGATTTTCTGGGTGCCAAGATTCTCTGGATCAACGAAGATAACAATTTGGTGTTGAAGATTCGAAAAGCCGATAAACGAAGAGTTCTCCGGCCTTACCTTCAACATATCCACTCAATTTCCGATGATTTGGATGAGAAGAAACGAGACTTGAAGCTTTACGTGAACGTCGTTGGCCATGGCGATGATCACAAGGGACGGTGGAGATGCGTTCCCTTCACGCATCCTTCAACGTTTGAAACAATAGCTATGGAATCTGACCTTAAAAACAAAGTCAAATCCGATCTCGAGTCTTTCCTCAAAGCCAAACAGTATTACCATAGGTTGGGTCGTGTTTGGAAACGAAGCTATCTCCTTTACGGTCCTTCAGGTACTGGAAAATCAAGCTTTATCGCAGCTTTGGCTAATTTCTTGAGTTACGATGTTTACGACATTGATTTGTCCAAAGTTTCCGATGACTCCGACCTTAAACTTCTCTTGTTACAAAGCACGGCCAAATCCGTGATTGTCATCGAGGATCTTGACCGGTATTTGTCGGAGAAATCAACGGCCGTCAGTTTGTCGGGAATTTTAAACTTTATGGACGGGATGTTAACCTCCAGCTGCAGCGAAGAAAGGGTCATGGTCTTTACAATGAACGGCAAGGATCACGTCGACCAGGCGGTTCTCAGACCAGGAAGGATTGATGTTCATATACATTTTCCCCTATGCGATTTCACGGCATTTAAAACGCTGGCCAATAGTTACCTGGGGCTCAAGGATCATAAGCTGTTTCCGCAAGTAGAGGAGATTTTCCAAAACGGGTCGAGTTTAAGCCCGGCTGAGATTGGGGAGTTAATGATCGCCAACCGGAATTCGCCGAGCAGAGCTTTGAAATCCGTCATTCATGCCTTGCAAACGGACGGCGATGGGAGGGGGGCTTTGAATATCGGGCGGCGGTCGACCGAGAATGGGCCGAGGAAATTATCAGGTGAAATGGGTGAAGGGAGTGGGGTTTTTGGTAAGGAAGGAGCCAATGCGGTGAAGGAGTTTAAGAAATTGTACGGATTGTTGAGGGTCAAAAGCAGTAGAAAATCTCAATCCTTCGATCTTAACGGTGACCAAAAGGAAGgcggatga
- the LOC107954440 gene encoding ras-related protein RABA3, with the protein MNEEMNGGGVGNEEEYAPEKIDYVFKVVVIGDSAVGKSQILSRFAKNEFCLDSKSTIGVEFQTRTVTIKTKVIKAQIWDTAGQERYRAVTSAYYRGALGSMLVYDISKRQSFDSLARWVEELRANADNSIVIMLVGNKADLVDQRAVPTEDAVEFAKEQGLFFAETSALSGDNVDKAFFKLLEEIYGAMCKKSLESANGKSNGAEHLTALKGSKIDVIAGSDFETSEMKKLSTCSC; encoded by the exons ATGAACGAAGAGATGAATGGTGGTGGGGTGGGGAATGAAGAAGAATACGCGCCAGAGAAAATAGATTATGTGTTCAAAGTGGTGGTGATCGGAGATTCAGCAGTTGGGAAGTCTCAGATTCTGTCGAGGTTTGCCAAGAATGAGTTTTGCTTGGATTCCAAGTCCACCATTGGGGTTGAGTTCCAGACACGAACGGTTACCATTAAGACCAAAGTCATCAAAGCCCAGATCTGGGACACAGCTGGGCAAGAAAG GTACCGAGCAGTAACAAGCGCATACTATAGAGGCGCATTGGGGTCGATGCTAGTGTACGACATCAGCAAGCGGCAGAGCTTCGATAGCCTGGCGAGATGGGTGGAGGAGCTCCGGGCCAACGCCGATAACTCCATCGTCATCATGCTCGTCGGTAACAAGGCTGATCTAGTGGACCAGAGGGCGGTTCCAACCGAAGACGCGGTTGAGTTCGCAAAGGAACAGGGACTGTTCTTTGCCGAGACATCTGCGCTTAGCGGTGACAACGTGGATAAGGCATTTTTCAAGTTGCTGGAAGAAATTTACGGTGCCATGTGCAAAAAATCTTTGGAATCTGCCAACGGCAAATCCAACGGTGCTGAACATCTCACGGCTTTAAAGGGATCGAAGATTGACGTGATTGCCGGTTCTGATTTTGAAACAAGTGAGATGAAGAAATTATCTACATGCTCttgttaa